The stretch of DNA CGACGCTTTCCATTCCGCGGGCTTCACCCGTTTCTTCAGCATGTTAGAGGAGGAGCTGAGTGACGACTATTTCGAGGAAATCGAAACCCATCTCAAAACCCTGACCTTTCGAAATGGTGTGCTTCTCAGTTCCGGACTCGGCCAGGGGAACAAAGCAAAAGCGTACGTGTTGCGCCTGCCCCTGAATCCGAATCCGAGCTGGCTGCAACGGCTCAGGATGCTCACGCACTCTCCACTCACCCTCACGATCGCCGACCGCGACGAGGCCGGTCACGACGCGCTGCGGGAACTGCGGGGCCGCGGTATCAACCTCGCTGCGGATGCACTGGCGAAATCGACGGATCACATCCTCAGCTTCTTCAGCATGCTGCGCTGTGATCTCGCGTTCTACATCGGCTGCCTCAACCTCAACCAGCGACTCACGTCGCTCGGGGAGCCTCTCTGCTTTCCTGTTCCGCTCCCGGCGGAGGCCGGCCCGTTCACGCTGAACTGTGACGAACTCTACGACGTGTGCCTCGCCCTGTACGCCGGAGCACACGCCGTCGGCAATGACATCACGGCCGACAGCACTCCACTGGTTGTGATCACGGGCGCCAACCAAGGAGGCAAATCGACGTTCCTGCGCAGCGTTGGTTTAGCCCAGTTGATGCTGCAGTGTGGCATGGTGGTCCCCGCTGCGCGGTTCACCGCGAGTGTTCGCTCCGGGATCTTCACGCACTTCAAACGCGAGGAGGATGCCGGCATGGAAAGCGGGAAGCTCGACGAGGAGCTCAGCCGGATGAGCGACATCGCCGGCGCGGTCTCCGCAGACGGGCTGGTGCTGTTCAACGAGTCGTTTGCGTCTACCAGCGCACGAGAAGGCTCGGAGATCGCGACCAACATCGTTCACGCACTGGTGAACTCTGGTGTCGCCGTGTTCTTCGTCACACATCTCTACGACTTCGCACACGCCCTCTTCACCGAGGAT from Leifsonia psychrotolerans encodes:
- a CDS encoding MutS-related protein yields the protein MKAYLMYRDADFDLHAAVPSQAESLVQDLNLNTLVAAMAAGDAFLFDVAREALLTSCHDVESITFRQDVLRDAFAQESVVREIYDLAVEALAREKKIYSWAFTSPDSILRRSVEVLEMFVSLLRRLRRIAGEHRDAFHSAGFTRFFSMLEEELSDDYFEEIETHLKTLTFRNGVLLSSGLGQGNKAKAYVLRLPLNPNPSWLQRLRMLTHSPLTLTIADRDEAGHDALRELRGRGINLAADALAKSTDHILSFFSMLRCDLAFYIGCLNLNQRLTSLGEPLCFPVPLPAEAGPFTLNCDELYDVCLALYAGAHAVGNDITADSTPLVVITGANQGGKSTFLRSVGLAQLMLQCGMVVPAARFTASVRSGIFTHFKREEDAGMESGKLDEELSRMSDIAGAVSADGLVLFNESFASTSAREGSEIATNIVHALVNSGVAVFFVTHLYDFAHALFTEDENASLFLRADRESDRRRTFKLVKGEPLPTSFGQDVYQRIFAAAPGIDVAN